The following coding sequences lie in one Sphingobium sp. KCTC 72723 genomic window:
- a CDS encoding TonB-dependent receptor, with product MKHIILPAILLSAPTAALAEAPGDGPSIIVTGTGLSLPPGTPAYGSVVIDRQRLQDSASGRIESVLGDVAGFQQFRRSDSRSANPSAQGATLRALGGNASSRTLLLLDGVPLADPFFGYIPFSALVPDRLSVVRVTRGGGIGAFGAGAVAGTIELASATRDQLPGFAASAFYGSRESTELSASITPDLGSGYVSLSGRWDKGDGFQTTPKAQRVAATVPAAYEGWSTSLRAVAPISATSELQFRATLFQDDRTLRFAGADSMSQGQDASIRYINRGRWQVDALAYIQARNFANMVMSSSTFRKSLDQRNTPSTGLGGKIELRPPVGADHLLRIGVDTRFASGDMFEDAYNANIAANPVAFRRHAGGEQTTTGIFAEDDWTLGNLVLTGGVRADRWSIRDGFYRQVNATTGAATASAFADRADWEVSGRVGALYRASDAIALRGAAYSGFRLPTLNELYRPFVVFPITTQANDALTPEKLKGAEIGIDLTPAPGVTLSATTFYNRLDDAIANVTLTATTRQRRNVQAVVAKGVELTAAAALGDLRLSASYAYSHSSVRAPGAAFDGLTPAQSPRHAASATIAYSPAQGPTLSTTLRYVAKQYEDDLQSDVLPDALTLDAIARLPLGHGVTVVARGENLFDKAVVTRNAGGSMDLGTPRTLWIGISFAR from the coding sequence ATGAAACATATCATCCTGCCTGCCATATTATTGTCCGCACCCACCGCTGCCTTGGCAGAAGCGCCGGGCGATGGACCATCGATCATCGTCACTGGCACCGGTCTGTCGCTTCCCCCCGGCACACCCGCTTATGGTTCGGTGGTGATCGATCGTCAGCGGTTGCAGGACAGTGCGTCGGGCCGGATCGAAAGCGTGCTGGGCGATGTCGCCGGGTTCCAGCAGTTCCGCCGTTCCGACAGCCGATCGGCCAACCCCTCGGCGCAGGGCGCGACGTTGCGCGCGCTGGGCGGCAATGCGTCCAGCCGCACGCTGTTGTTGCTGGACGGGGTGCCGCTGGCCGATCCCTTTTTCGGCTATATCCCCTTCAGCGCTCTGGTCCCTGATCGCCTGTCGGTCGTCCGGGTGACGCGCGGCGGCGGCATCGGTGCGTTCGGCGCGGGCGCAGTGGCAGGGACGATTGAACTGGCCAGCGCTACCCGCGACCAGTTGCCCGGTTTTGCCGCCAGCGCCTTTTACGGCAGCCGCGAATCCACCGAATTGTCCGCCAGCATCACGCCCGACCTTGGCAGCGGCTATGTTTCGCTGTCGGGCCGGTGGGACAAGGGGGACGGGTTCCAGACCACGCCAAAGGCGCAGCGGGTCGCCGCCACCGTACCTGCCGCCTATGAAGGCTGGTCCACCAGCCTGCGCGCGGTAGCCCCCATTTCCGCCACGTCCGAACTGCAATTTCGCGCCACCCTGTTTCAGGATGACCGGACGCTGCGTTTCGCCGGGGCCGACAGCATGAGTCAGGGACAGGATGCCAGCATCCGCTACATCAATCGCGGGCGGTGGCAGGTGGATGCACTGGCCTATATTCAGGCGCGCAATTTCGCCAATATGGTCATGTCCTCCTCCACTTTCCGCAAGTCGCTGGACCAGCGCAACACGCCCTCGACCGGCCTTGGCGGCAAGATCGAGCTGCGCCCGCCGGTCGGCGCGGATCATCTACTGCGCATCGGCGTCGACACGCGCTTTGCCAGCGGCGACATGTTTGAGGACGCCTATAACGCCAATATCGCCGCCAATCCCGTGGCCTTCCGCCGCCATGCAGGCGGCGAGCAGACGACCACCGGCATTTTTGCCGAGGATGACTGGACGCTGGGCAATCTTGTTCTGACCGGCGGCGTCCGGGCCGATCGCTGGTCGATCCGCGACGGCTTCTATCGGCAGGTCAATGCCACCACCGGCGCGGCCACCGCCAGCGCCTTTGCCGATCGTGCGGACTGGGAAGTGTCGGGCCGGGTCGGCGCGCTCTATCGCGCCAGCGACGCCATTGCCCTGCGCGGCGCGGCCTATAGCGGCTTCCGCCTGCCCACGCTCAACGAACTCTACCGCCCCTTCGTGGTGTTCCCCATCACGACTCAGGCGAATGATGCGCTGACGCCCGAAAAGCTGAAAGGCGCGGAAATCGGCATCGACCTGACGCCTGCGCCCGGCGTCACTTTGTCGGCAACGACCTTCTACAATCGGCTGGACGACGCCATTGCCAATGTGACGCTCACCGCCACCACGCGCCAGCGCCGCAATGTGCAGGCTGTCGTCGCCAAGGGGGTGGAACTGACCGCCGCAGCTGCGCTGGGCGACCTGCGCCTGTCGGCCTCCTACGCCTATAGCCATAGCAGCGTGCGCGCGCCCGGCGCGGCATTTGACGGCCTGACCCCGGCGCAAAGCCCGCGCCACGCCGCCAGCGCGACCATCGCCTACAGCCCGGCGCAGGGACCGACCCTGTCCACCACGCTGCGCTATGTCGCCAAACAATATGAGGACGACCTGCAAAGCGACGTCCTGCCCGACGCACTGACGCTGGACGCGATCGCGCGCCTGCCGCTCGGCCATGGCGTCACGGTCGTCGCACGCGGCGAAAACCTGTTCGACAAGGCGGTCGTCACTCGCAATGCGGGCGGATCGATGGACCTTGGCACGCCGCGCACCCTGTGGATCGGCATCAGCTTCGCGCGATAA
- a CDS encoding helix-turn-helix transcriptional regulator, with product MASLAKNSDDWAELFLSAALEPANWESAIRTMAAATGSRHGQLIGFGPGAAAFNWISDIDDSIVAKTATIDQSSPDLNFRVAADGLADNPAIVHEAHYDVARQGLRSQDYLDLCADFDIFDGCQTRILAGQEGMIGLALLRDSKDGRSTQEQRDLFGHISGHVRNAVRLQRAIEHQGFALLSGTFEAMDRACWLLDGAGRVGGMTPRAQALLSSSRLRVRDGALASERAEESRAITRAIRMIIDPPGRAADPVALGDEAGGVGIMLEFYPLPAKSWSLPFAPRAIAIARVGAPTDRHVQLLMRTFNLTPAEADIAIRLAAGQTRPDIAAARSVSTETLKVQLRSIYEKTGCSRESQLVRLVGLISH from the coding sequence ATGGCGTCACTCGCGAAGAATAGCGATGACTGGGCGGAATTGTTTCTTTCCGCTGCATTGGAACCGGCAAATTGGGAAAGCGCGATCAGGACGATGGCAGCGGCCACGGGGTCGCGTCATGGGCAATTGATCGGCTTTGGCCCCGGTGCTGCGGCCTTCAACTGGATCAGCGATATCGACGATAGCATCGTCGCCAAGACAGCGACGATCGATCAGTCCAGCCCCGACTTGAATTTCCGCGTCGCCGCCGACGGGCTGGCCGACAATCCGGCCATAGTCCATGAGGCCCATTATGACGTGGCGCGGCAGGGATTGCGCAGTCAGGACTATCTCGACCTTTGCGCCGATTTCGACATTTTCGATGGTTGCCAGACCCGCATTCTCGCCGGGCAGGAGGGGATGATCGGCCTTGCGCTGCTGCGCGATAGCAAGGACGGGCGCAGTACGCAGGAACAGCGCGACCTGTTCGGCCATATTTCAGGCCATGTCCGCAATGCGGTGCGGCTTCAGCGCGCGATCGAGCATCAGGGGTTTGCCCTGTTGTCCGGCACGTTCGAAGCGATGGACCGCGCCTGCTGGCTGTTGGACGGGGCGGGTCGGGTCGGGGGCATGACCCCGCGCGCCCAGGCGCTGCTGTCGAGCAGCCGGTTGCGCGTGCGCGACGGCGCGTTGGCCAGCGAGCGGGCGGAGGAAAGCCGTGCGATCACGCGGGCGATCCGCATGATCATCGACCCGCCGGGCCGTGCGGCTGATCCGGTCGCTCTGGGTGATGAAGCAGGCGGGGTCGGCATCATGCTGGAATTCTACCCTTTGCCCGCCAAGTCATGGTCTTTGCCGTTCGCGCCGCGCGCCATTGCGATCGCGCGGGTCGGCGCGCCGACCGACCGCCATGTTCAACTGCTTATGCGGACATTCAACCTGACCCCGGCGGAAGCAGACATCGCTATCCGGCTGGCAGCGGGTCAGACCCGGCCCGACATCGCGGCCGCCCGCAGCGTGTCGACCGAAACGCTCAAGGTGCAACTGCGCAGCATCTACGAAAAAACCGGGTGCAGCCGGGAATCGCAACTGGTGCGGCTGGTGGGCCTTATCAGCCACTGA
- a CDS encoding class I SAM-dependent methyltransferase, with translation MASIPSKKKNNPGRVGGKTPFLGQWGMFFRQFIKHPGMVGSVIPTSATVVNRMLDQVDWQKCRLFVEYGPGVGTFTHAVLDRLHPDATLLAIDLNLDFVAYLEAQSADPRLKVVHGSAADVRRFIKEAGHAHADYILSGLPFSTLPAGVGEAICAETHAALTPGGAFLVYQYSRYVLRLLNPLFGEVHDDREWRNIPPCRMFRAVREQALAKAA, from the coding sequence ATGGCTTCCATTCCCTCGAAAAAGAAAAATAATCCGGGTCGGGTGGGAGGCAAAACCCCCTTCCTGGGCCAGTGGGGCATGTTCTTTCGTCAGTTCATCAAGCATCCCGGCATGGTCGGTTCGGTCATCCCGACGTCGGCAACCGTGGTGAACCGAATGCTGGATCAGGTCGATTGGCAAAAATGCCGGCTGTTCGTGGAATATGGGCCGGGTGTCGGCACCTTCACCCATGCCGTGCTGGACCGGCTGCATCCCGACGCGACCTTGCTGGCGATCGACCTCAATCTCGATTTCGTCGCTTATCTGGAGGCGCAATCCGCCGACCCGCGATTGAAGGTCGTGCATGGATCGGCCGCCGACGTTCGCCGCTTCATCAAGGAAGCGGGCCATGCCCATGCCGACTATATTCTGTCGGGTCTGCCTTTTTCGACTCTGCCTGCCGGGGTGGGCGAAGCGATTTGCGCCGAAACCCATGCGGCTTTGACACCGGGCGGTGCATTTCTGGTCTATCAATATTCGCGCTATGTGCTGCGTTTGTTGAACCCGTTGTTTGGCGAAGTACATGACGACCGGGAATGGCGCAATATTCCGCCTTGCCGCATGTTCCGCGCCGTGCGCGAACAGGCTTTGGCAAAAGCAGCCTGA
- a CDS encoding CDC48 family AAA ATPase, which yields MADQESSGRRIQVANARPEDAGRGLARLPLDVMAQLLLAEGDVVAIVGKRSTSARVVRPYKEDEGLNVLRLDGLQRANAGAGSGDFVQIEKIEPRPAQRVVFAPAQNNLRLQGNPEALKRVFFQRPVAAGDVVATAAQQQVPPGDMPPQLRQMLAAPAYALQEIRLMVVSTVPKGVVVIDAETEVELRAEYEEPRESRRADVTYDDVGGMADTIDQLREMVELPLRYPELFERLGVDPPKGVLLHGPPGTGKTRLARAVANESEAEFFLINGPEIMGSAYGESEKKLREIFEAAAKASPSILFIDEIDSIAPKRGQVTGETEKRLVAQLLTLMDGLEPRTNLVVIAATNRPEAIDEALRRPGRFDREIVVGVPDERGRREILGIHTRGMPLGDKVDLSELARMTYGFVGADMAALTREAAIETVRRFMPRLNLEDGTIPPDVLEELCVTREDFMSAIKRVQPSAMREVMVQAPNIGWSDIGGLDDAQMRLKEGVELPLKNPDAFRRLGIRPAKGFLLYGPPGTGKTLLAKAVAREAQANFIATKSSDLLSKWYGESEQQIARLFARARQVAPTVIFIDELDSLVPARGGGLGEPAVTERVVNTILAEMDGLEELQSVVVIGATNRPTLVDPALLRPGRFDELIYVPVPDEAGRRRILTIHTGKMPLAEDVDLDILAMRTERFTGADLEDLARRAGLFALRQSLAVEKVTMAHFEAALEETRASVTPEVEREYEQIQATLKQSAMQVDPIGFVSPGMLRGRERL from the coding sequence ATGGCCGATCAGGAAAGCAGCGGGCGCAGGATTCAGGTCGCCAATGCGCGGCCGGAGGATGCCGGACGCGGTCTGGCGCGGCTGCCGCTCGACGTTATGGCGCAATTGCTGCTGGCAGAAGGGGATGTCGTCGCGATCGTGGGCAAGCGGTCGACATCCGCGCGCGTGGTGCGACCCTATAAGGAAGACGAAGGGCTGAACGTGCTGCGCCTGGACGGGTTGCAACGGGCCAATGCCGGGGCGGGTTCGGGCGACTTCGTCCAGATCGAAAAGATCGAACCGCGCCCAGCCCAGCGAGTCGTGTTCGCGCCTGCACAAAATAATTTGCGGCTTCAGGGGAATCCCGAAGCGTTGAAGCGCGTATTCTTTCAACGGCCGGTGGCAGCGGGTGATGTCGTCGCAACCGCCGCGCAGCAACAGGTGCCGCCCGGCGACATGCCGCCCCAATTGCGCCAGATGCTGGCCGCGCCCGCCTATGCGTTGCAGGAAATCCGGCTGATGGTCGTATCGACCGTGCCAAAGGGTGTCGTGGTGATCGACGCCGAAACCGAAGTCGAATTGCGCGCCGAATATGAGGAGCCGCGCGAATCGCGCCGCGCCGATGTGACTTATGACGATGTCGGCGGCATGGCCGACACCATCGACCAGTTGCGCGAGATGGTGGAACTGCCGCTGCGCTACCCCGAATTGTTCGAACGGCTGGGCGTCGATCCGCCCAAGGGCGTGTTGCTGCACGGCCCGCCGGGGACGGGAAAGACGCGGCTGGCCCGCGCCGTCGCCAATGAATCGGAAGCGGAATTTTTCCTGATCAACGGCCCGGAAATCATGGGGTCCGCTTATGGCGAATCCGAAAAGAAGCTACGTGAGATATTCGAGGCGGCAGCCAAGGCGTCGCCATCGATCCTGTTCATCGACGAAATCGATTCGATCGCGCCGAAACGGGGGCAGGTGACAGGGGAGACGGAAAAGCGCCTCGTCGCGCAATTGTTGACGCTGATGGACGGGCTGGAACCGCGCACCAATTTGGTCGTGATTGCGGCCACCAACCGGCCTGAAGCGATTGACGAGGCGCTGCGGCGTCCGGGGCGTTTCGACCGCGAAATCGTGGTGGGCGTGCCTGACGAGCGCGGGCGGCGCGAGATATTGGGCATCCACACGCGCGGGATGCCGCTGGGCGACAAGGTCGACCTGTCCGAACTGGCCCGCATGACATACGGCTTTGTCGGCGCGGATATGGCGGCGCTGACCCGCGAAGCCGCGATCGAGACGGTGCGCCGCTTCATGCCGCGCCTCAATCTGGAGGACGGCACGATTCCGCCCGATGTGCTGGAGGAGTTGTGCGTCACGCGGGAAGATTTCATGTCCGCGATCAAGCGGGTCCAGCCGTCCGCCATGCGCGAGGTCATGGTGCAGGCGCCCAATATCGGCTGGTCCGACATTGGCGGGCTGGACGATGCGCAAATGCGGCTGAAAGAAGGAGTCGAACTGCCGCTCAAAAATCCCGACGCTTTCCGTCGGCTGGGCATCCGCCCGGCCAAGGGCTTTTTGCTCTATGGCCCGCCCGGCACGGGCAAGACTTTGCTGGCCAAGGCCGTGGCGCGCGAAGCGCAGGCCAATTTCATCGCCACCAAATCGAGCGACCTGCTGTCCAAATGGTATGGTGAAAGCGAACAGCAGATTGCCCGGCTGTTCGCCCGCGCGCGGCAGGTGGCGCCCACGGTCATCTTCATCGACGAACTGGACAGCCTGGTGCCTGCGCGCGGCGGCGGGCTGGGCGAACCGGCGGTGACGGAGCGGGTGGTGAACACGATTCTGGCCGAGATGGACGGGCTGGAGGAGTTGCAATCGGTCGTGGTGATCGGCGCGACCAATCGCCCGACGCTGGTCGATCCGGCGCTGTTGCGACCGGGGCGTTTCGATGAGCTGATCTATGTTCCGGTGCCGGATGAAGCGGGGCGTCGGCGTATCCTGACGATCCACACAGGCAAGATGCCGCTGGCGGAGGATGTCGACCTCGACATATTGGCCATGCGCACCGAACGGTTCACTGGCGCGGATCTGGAGGATCTGGCCCGGCGTGCCGGCCTGTTCGCGCTGCGTCAGTCATTGGCGGTGGAAAAGGTGACGATGGCCCATTTCGAAGCCGCGCTGGAAGAAACGCGCGCATCGGTCACACCGGAAGTGGAACGCGAATATGAGCAGATTCAGGCGACCCTGAAACAGAGCGCGATGCAGGTCGATCCGATCGGTTTCGTGTCGCCGGGCATGTTGCGTGGCCGCGAACGGCTCTGA
- a CDS encoding LysR substrate-binding domain-containing protein, translating to MRRLPPLTALEAFVQVARLGSVKAAAEELALSTPALSRRVQALERFIGRPLFDRKHQALEINAEGQRLLDDIAPALDSLAQALENIQSGGNQLRLRLAVMPLFATQRLFPHLGALRTLHPQLHIDIETTPHAVARLGEGLDAAIVLAKDIDAALYAHELDHDEVYVIGARSLLAPPHALTSPEELAQHTVLLHRDMALAFDAWKDAVGLPDLQPLAIDNYDSGQLMLEAAAQGLGVAFMHASHFKESGDTRLVRLFPTKVESPYRYYFVCRPRALQTRAVRIFRDWLVAADI from the coding sequence ATGCGGAGATTACCGCCCCTTACGGCCCTGGAGGCCTTCGTTCAGGTTGCCCGCCTTGGCTCGGTCAAGGCGGCGGCAGAAGAACTCGCGCTCTCCACCCCCGCGCTTAGCCGCCGGGTGCAGGCGCTGGAGCGATTCATCGGCCGCCCGTTGTTCGACCGCAAGCATCAGGCGCTGGAAATCAATGCCGAGGGGCAGAGGCTGCTGGACGACATAGCCCCTGCACTGGATTCCCTTGCTCAGGCGCTGGAAAATATCCAGAGCGGCGGCAACCAACTGCGCTTGCGCCTCGCCGTGATGCCATTGTTCGCGACCCAGCGCCTGTTCCCCCATCTGGGCGCGCTGCGCACGCTGCATCCCCAATTGCATATCGACATCGAAACCACCCCCCATGCCGTCGCACGGCTGGGCGAAGGGCTGGACGCGGCGATCGTGCTGGCCAAGGATATCGACGCAGCGCTTTATGCGCATGAACTCGACCATGACGAAGTCTATGTCATCGGCGCGCGCTCGCTGCTCGCCCCCCCCCATGCGCTGACATCGCCGGAGGAACTGGCGCAGCATACCGTCCTGCTCCACCGCGACATGGCGCTGGCGTTCGACGCCTGGAAGGATGCCGTTGGCCTGCCCGACCTGCAACCGCTGGCGATCGACAATTATGATTCGGGCCAGCTGATGCTGGAAGCCGCAGCGCAGGGGCTGGGCGTGGCATTCATGCACGCCAGCCATTTCAAGGAATCGGGCGATACCCGCCTGGTCCGCCTGTTCCCGACAAAGGTCGAAAGCCCCTATCGCTATTATTTCGTCTGCCGCCCCCGCGCGCTTCAGACCCGTGCCGTGCGGATCTTCCGCGACTGGCTGGTAGCTGCCGATATCTAA
- a CDS encoding sensor domain-containing diguanylate cyclase, whose product MTGATSSSASPQHGLTDRLARWAKGLSGKPEEEENEPEQRPRAGTASSREVTRRRQLYDEIGSFLFAHDLDLTPINFSVALDYLTGANIGVEKAIKAVLMERGKITNGWMETVAAEQRADEVTPESLANMLDKVEENLTQFTGLMHESRNSAKDYGAALQEQAKGLIEGSENDPVLARLVGLTRSMVEKTRQVENQLRENQKQTKALKSSLETARRAAEHDHLTGLPNRRAFEGVLREEVKVAREQGEMLSVAFCDIDHFKNINDTHGHDTGDRVLKFIAGLLTKASNDRCHVARHGGEEFVMLFRGKTAAEACEAVDSVREDLATRSLVNRTNGERMERVSFSAGVANVLAFDDPSRALKAADRALYLAKEHGRNRVYLAAETD is encoded by the coding sequence ATGACCGGGGCCACTTCCTCTTCCGCTAGTCCGCAACACGGACTGACCGACCGTCTGGCACGATGGGCAAAAGGCCTGTCTGGCAAGCCTGAGGAGGAGGAGAACGAACCCGAGCAGCGCCCGCGCGCAGGCACTGCGTCGAGCCGCGAAGTGACACGCCGCCGTCAGCTTTACGACGAAATCGGCAGCTTCCTGTTCGCTCACGACCTGGACCTCACGCCCATCAATTTTTCCGTGGCGCTCGATTATCTGACCGGCGCGAATATCGGCGTGGAAAAGGCGATCAAGGCCGTGCTGATGGAGCGTGGCAAGATTACCAACGGCTGGATGGAAACCGTCGCGGCCGAACAGCGCGCCGACGAAGTGACGCCCGAATCGCTGGCCAACATGCTGGACAAGGTCGAGGAAAATCTGACCCAGTTCACGGGTTTGATGCATGAATCGCGCAATTCGGCCAAGGATTATGGCGCTGCATTGCAGGAACAGGCCAAGGGGCTGATCGAAGGCAGCGAAAATGATCCCGTGCTGGCCCGACTGGTCGGGCTGACCCGGTCGATGGTCGAAAAGACCCGGCAGGTCGAAAACCAGCTGCGCGAAAACCAGAAGCAGACCAAGGCTTTGAAATCGAGCCTGGAAACGGCCCGCCGCGCTGCTGAACATGACCATCTGACTGGCCTGCCCAACCGGCGCGCCTTTGAAGGCGTGCTGCGTGAAGAAGTGAAGGTCGCCAGGGAACAGGGCGAAATGCTCTCGGTCGCCTTTTGCGATATCGACCATTTCAAGAATATCAACGACACCCATGGCCATGACACGGGTGACCGGGTGCTGAAATTCATCGCCGGGCTGCTGACGAAAGCATCCAACGACCGCTGCCATGTGGCACGGCATGGGGGGGAGGAATTCGTCATGCTGTTCCGGGGCAAGACTGCCGCCGAAGCGTGCGAAGCGGTGGACAGCGTGCGCGAGGATCTGGCCACCCGCAGCCTGGTCAATCGTACCAATGGCGAACGCATGGAACGGGTCAGTTTTTCAGCCGGTGTCGCCAATGTGCTGGCGTTCGACGATCCCAGCCGTGCGCTCAAAGCAGCCGACCGCGCGCTTTATCTGGCTAAGGAACATGGCCGCAACCGGGTTTACCTGGCAGCGGAAACGGATTGA